CCTCTCCGAGCTCGGCCCGCGGGCCGGGGTGGCGGGGGCGGCCGTGCTCGCCAGCGACCTGGCCTTCGGGGAGGCGTCATGAGTGCCCGCGACAGCGACCCGGCCGTCGCGGGGGCTGGCCCGGCCGGCGCCGACGACACGGGGGAGTCGGCCGGCCGGGGCCGGCCACCGGCGAGCGAGAGCGAGGAGGCCGCCGTGACGAAGGCGCCACTGGTCGAAGCCCCCGCCGACACCGTCGCGGGCGAGGTGGTCCTGCGCCTCACCGACGTGGTCAAGACCTTCCCCGGCGTACGCGCGCTGGACGGGGTGCAACTGGAGGTGCGCGCCGGCGAGGTGCACTGCCTGCTCGGGCAGAACGGCGCCGGCAAGTCCACCCTGATCAAGGTGCTCTCCGGGGTGCACCGGCCGGACTCCGGCGAGGTCCACTGGCGCGGCGAGCCGGCGGCCTTTGCCAACCCGCAGGCCGCGATGCGGGCCGGGATCGCCACCATCTACCAGGAACTCGACCTGGTCGAGGACCTCTCGGTAGGGGAGAACGCCTTCCTCGGCCACGAGCCGCGCCGGTTCGGGTTCGTCCGGCGCGGCCGGATGGCCCGCCGCACCCGGGAGATCCTCGGCCGCCTCGGCCACCCGGAGATCCCGCCGGGCCGGATGGTCCGGGCGCTGCCCGCCGCCGGCAAGCAGATCGTCAGCATGGCGCGGGCGCTCTCCCACGAGGCCCGACTGATCATCATGGACGAGCCGAGCGCGGTGCTGGCCCACGACGAGGTGGACAACCTGTTCCGCATCATCCGGGAGCTGACCGCGCAGGGCATCGCGGTCATCTACATCTCGCACCGGCTGGAGGAGATCCGCGAGATCGGCGACCGGGTGACCGTACTCAAGGACGGCCGGACCACCGCGGCGAACCTGCCGGCGCGCGACACCCCGACCCGCGACCTGGTCGCCCTGATGACCGGCCGCAGCATCGAGTACGTCTTCCCGGACCGCCCGGCCGCCGACCCCGACGGCGCCGAGCTGCTGCGGGTGGACGGCCTGACCCGGGCCGGCGAGTTCGCCGACGTCTCGCTGACCGTGCGGGCCGGCGAGATCGTCGGGGTCGCCGGGCTGGTCGGCTCGGGCCGCTCCGAGCTGCTGGAGACCATCTACGGCGCCCGCCGCGCGCAGGCCGGCACCGTCCGGATGGGCGGCCGTACCCTGCGGCCCGGCAGCGTCGGCGCGGCGGTGCGGGCCGGCATGGGGATGGCCCCCGAGGAGCGCAAGAGCCAGGCGCTGCTGCTCGGCGAGCCGATCTACCGCAACGTCACCCTGGCGACCTTCGGCCGGTACGCCCGCCTCGGCTTCACCGACGCCGGGCGGGAGCGGGCCGAGGCGGACCGCATCGCCGACTCCCTGGAGCTGCGTCCCCGCGACGTGCGGCGGCCGGTGCGCACCCTGTCCGGGGGCAACCAGCAGAAGGTGGTGGTGGGGCGCTGGCTGCTCGGCGACACCCGGCTGCTGCTGCTCGACGAGCCGACCCGGGGCGTGGACGTGGGGGCCCGAGCCGAGCTGTACCAGGTCATCCGGCGGTTGGCCGCCCGGGGCGTCGGCGTCCTGCTGGTCTCCAGCGAGGTGCCCGAGGTGCTCGGGCTCGCCGACCGGGTCCTGGTGATGCGCGAGGGCCGGATGGTCCGCGAGGCCCCGGCCGGCGAACTCGACGAGAACACGGTGCTCGACCTCGTCATGGCGGGGTCCCTCATGGAAGGTACGCCAGCATGAGCGAGCGAATCATCAACGCAGCGCCGGAAAGCCTCATGGCGGCGCCGAGCGAAGCGAGGCGGCGGCATGAGTGAGACGACTCCCACGGCGACGCCGGCGCGGGCGGCGGACCTGCCGGCGCAGTCGCCGCCGGTGGACCCGGCCGAGACCGCCGCGGCGACCGCGAAGTCCGACGCGCCGGGCCGGCTCTCCTGGTGGCGGGGCGACGGCGGCGACGGCGCCAAGCGAAACCTGGGCCTGCTGGCGACCCTGGTGGTGCTCGTCGTCATCGGCATCCTCACCCGGCCCGACCTGTACGGGAACGCGAGCTGGGTGTGGGGCAACACCCTCACCATCCTCAAGCTGGCCTCGGTGGTCGGCGTGGTCACCGTCGGGATGACCTTCGTGATCATCGGCGGGGGCATCGACCTGTCGGTCGGCGCGATCGTCGCCCTGGCCGGCGTCTGGTGCACCACGCTCGCCACCCAGAGCTACGGCGCCGGCGGCATGATCTTCAGCGCGCTCACCGTCGGGCTCGCCGTCGGCGTGGTCAACGGCCTGCTCGTCTCGTACGGGCGGCTGGTGCCGTTCATCGCCACGCTGGCCATGATGGTCGCCGCCCGGGGGCTGGCCGCCGAGATCTCCGACAAGCAGACCCAGGTCTCCACCAACAGCTTCATCAACGGCATCGCCAGCACCGACCTCTTCGGCATCCCGCTGCTGGTCTACATTCTCGCCGCGGTGGTGGCCGCCGGCTGGGTGCTGCTGAACCGGACCACCTTCGGCCGCCGCACCGTGGCGGTCGGCGGCAACCCGGAGGCCGCCCGACTGGCCGGCATCAACGTCCGGCGGCACACCGTGCTCCTCTACGCGCTCTCCGGCCTCTGCTGCGGCATCGCCGCGGTCATGCTGACCGCGCAGGCCACCTCCGCGCAGGCGGCGATGGCGAACCTCTACGAGCTGGACGCGATCGCCGCCGCCATCATCGGCGGGACGCTGCTCAGCGGCGGGCGGGGCACCATCATCGGTTCCCTGCTCGGGGTGGTCATCTTCTCCACCATCACCAACCTCTTCGCCATCAACGGCCTCTCCACCGAGGCCCAGAACATGGTCAAGGGCGGCATCATCGTCGCCGCCGTCCTGATCCAGCAGGTGCAGTTCCGCAGCCTCACCCAGTTCCTCGGCCGCAACCGGGCCACCACCACCTGACCCACGAGACACCGGCGGCCACCTCGACAAGTGACGGTGGCCGGGCACAGCACACCCATTTTCACCCCACCACCTCATCCAGGAGGTCGTCATGACCCAGCACAGTCGCGACCTGTCGCGCCGCCGGCTGCTGTTCGGCGGGGCCGCGCTCTCCGCCGGCGTCGTGCTCGCCGGCTGCACCAGCAACGAGGCGGCGCCGACCGCCGCCCAGACGAAGGATGCCGCGGCCGGCGGGAACGCCGACCCGGGCAAGAAGGTGACCATCGGCTTCTCCGCCCCGGCCGCCGACCACGGCTGGATCGCCGCCATCACCAACAACGCCAAGGCGCAGGCCGCGGCGTACTCCGACGTGGAGTTCAAGAGCGTGGAGGCCGGCGCCGACGCGGCGGCCCAGCGCGCGGCGCTCTCCACCCTGATCTCCCAGAAGCCGGACGTGATCGTGCTGCTGCCGCACGACGGCAAGGAGCTCAACGCGTTCGGCCTGGAGGCGATGAAGGCCGGCATCCCGGTGGTCAACCTGGACCGGGCCTTCCCCGATGCGCGGGCCTACCGGCTCCAGATCAAGGGCGACAACTACGGCATGGGGGTGGCCGCCGCCACCTACGTCGTCGCGCAGCTCAAGGCCAAGGGGGTCAGCAACCCGGTGATCGGGGAGATCCCCGGCATCGACTCGCTGGAGCTGACCCAGGAACGCTCCAAGGGCTTCGCCGACACCCTCGCCGCGAACGGTCTGAAGGTGGCCAACCGCCGCCCGGCCGAGTTCACCGCCGACTCCGGGCAGCAGGCCGCCACCGGGCTCTTCCAGGCGCTGCCGAAGATCGACGCGCTCTGGAACCACGACGACGACCAGGGTATCGGTGTGCTCGCCGCGGTCAACCAGGCCAACCGCAAGGAGTTCTTCATGGTTGGCGGCGCCGGCTCGAAGAAGGCGATGGAGGACATCCAGGCCGACAACACGGTGCTCAAGGCCACCGTCACCTACAGCCCCTCGATGGCCTCCTCGGCCATCTCCCTGGCCCGCCTGATCGGGCAGGGGAAGGGGATG
The window above is part of the Micromonospora inositola genome. Proteins encoded here:
- a CDS encoding substrate-binding domain-containing protein; the encoded protein is MTQHSRDLSRRRLLFGGAALSAGVVLAGCTSNEAAPTAAQTKDAAAGGNADPGKKVTIGFSAPAADHGWIAAITNNAKAQAAAYSDVEFKSVEAGADAAAQRAALSTLISQKPDVIVLLPHDGKELNAFGLEAMKAGIPVVNLDRAFPDARAYRLQIKGDNYGMGVAAATYVVAQLKAKGVSNPVIGEIPGIDSLELTQERSKGFADTLAANGLKVANRRPAEFTADSGQQAATGLFQALPKIDALWNHDDDQGIGVLAAVNQANRKEFFMVGGAGSKKAMEDIQADNTVLKATVTYSPSMASSAISLARLIGQGKGMSDLVELQVPKEIVLASETITKENAGNYLKLGF
- a CDS encoding ABC transporter permease, producing MSETTPTATPARAADLPAQSPPVDPAETAAATAKSDAPGRLSWWRGDGGDGAKRNLGLLATLVVLVVIGILTRPDLYGNASWVWGNTLTILKLASVVGVVTVGMTFVIIGGGIDLSVGAIVALAGVWCTTLATQSYGAGGMIFSALTVGLAVGVVNGLLVSYGRLVPFIATLAMMVAARGLAAEISDKQTQVSTNSFINGIASTDLFGIPLLVYILAAVVAAGWVLLNRTTFGRRTVAVGGNPEAARLAGINVRRHTVLLYALSGLCCGIAAVMLTAQATSAQAAMANLYELDAIAAAIIGGTLLSGGRGTIIGSLLGVVIFSTITNLFAINGLSTEAQNMVKGGIIVAAVLIQQVQFRSLTQFLGRNRATTT
- a CDS encoding sugar ABC transporter ATP-binding protein, which translates into the protein MVLRLTDVVKTFPGVRALDGVQLEVRAGEVHCLLGQNGAGKSTLIKVLSGVHRPDSGEVHWRGEPAAFANPQAAMRAGIATIYQELDLVEDLSVGENAFLGHEPRRFGFVRRGRMARRTREILGRLGHPEIPPGRMVRALPAAGKQIVSMARALSHEARLIIMDEPSAVLAHDEVDNLFRIIRELTAQGIAVIYISHRLEEIREIGDRVTVLKDGRTTAANLPARDTPTRDLVALMTGRSIEYVFPDRPAADPDGAELLRVDGLTRAGEFADVSLTVRAGEIVGVAGLVGSGRSELLETIYGARRAQAGTVRMGGRTLRPGSVGAAVRAGMGMAPEERKSQALLLGEPIYRNVTLATFGRYARLGFTDAGRERAEADRIADSLELRPRDVRRPVRTLSGGNQQKVVVGRWLLGDTRLLLLDEPTRGVDVGARAELYQVIRRLAARGVGVLLVSSEVPEVLGLADRVLVMREGRMVREAPAGELDENTVLDLVMAGSLMEGTPA